GCCTCCCGCGAAATTCCGGTACATCGGGCGATATATGACGGAACCTCCGCCGGCGCGATCGTCCATGCGCACGCGCCACACGCCATCGCGCTCGGCTTCCGCTTCGACCGCATCGTCCCGGCCGACGGCGAGGGGCGCTACTACTTCCCCGAGGGCGCGCCGGTCATCGAGGTGGCCAACTCGATCGCCTCCAGCGAGGTGGCGGCCGCCGTCGTTCCTCTGCTGAAGAGGGTTCCGATCGTCGTCGTCCGCGGCCACGGCACGTTCGCGATCGGTGCCGATCTCGAGGAAGCCTTCCACTGGACAAGCAGTTTCGACCACTCCGCCCACATCCTGCTCCTGGCCCACCAGGCCGGCATGCTGCGGGCGTAAATTCGCACCACGAGGAC
This region of Candidatus Ozemobacteraceae bacterium genomic DNA includes:
- a CDS encoding class II aldolase/adducin family protein encodes the protein MNHLRAFQTVGADLFTAGLNNSHSGNLSMRDNRMMAITRTGSMLHRLAATDIVETLIDGEDAETKRASREIPVHRAIYDGTSAGAIVHAHAPHAIALGFRFDRIVPADGEGRYYFPEGAPVIEVANSIASSEVAAAVVPLLKRVPIVVVRGHGTFAIGADLEEAFHWTSSFDHSAHILLLAHQAGMLRA